In Arthrobacter sp. QXT-31, one genomic interval encodes:
- a CDS encoding cache domain-containing protein — MKPDNEVVHAANALTSWTKGVATEIEELSRNVASLLERNLVDKPKVDKGALAGLEKLSRDFLAKNAFAVGAGTFFAHEFVEEGGRALEWWSRKGTGSVERLDLDRTPGSNRYYDYEKLPFFSTAASTGEQTLWGPYIDYLGFEEYILTFTAPISVHGTFTGVAGCDIRIKDLEPLIMPYLRLIRGNAALINASNRVILGNSGMYLVGERIKPGSPEQHRLPLDVPHLGLSLIYTP; from the coding sequence ATGAAGCCCGACAATGAAGTCGTACACGCCGCCAACGCCCTCACTTCGTGGACCAAGGGAGTCGCCACCGAGATCGAGGAGCTTTCCCGCAACGTCGCCTCGCTGCTTGAACGAAATCTCGTGGACAAGCCCAAGGTCGACAAGGGTGCCTTGGCCGGACTGGAGAAGCTCTCGCGGGATTTCCTGGCAAAGAACGCTTTCGCCGTCGGGGCCGGGACGTTCTTCGCCCATGAATTCGTTGAGGAGGGCGGCCGGGCCCTGGAATGGTGGTCCCGCAAGGGAACGGGCTCGGTTGAACGGCTTGATCTTGACCGCACTCCGGGCAGCAACCGGTACTACGACTATGAGAAGCTGCCCTTCTTCTCGACTGCCGCGTCCACAGGTGAACAGACCCTCTGGGGCCCGTACATCGACTATCTCGGCTTCGAGGAATACATCCTGACGTTCACGGCCCCCATTTCTGTCCACGGAACCTTCACGGGGGTTGCTGGATGCGACATCCGGATCAAGGACCTCGAACCCCTCATCATGCCCTACCTGCGCCTGATCCGGGGCAACGCCGCCCTCATCAACGCCAGCAACCGCGTCATTCTCGGCAACTCCGGGATGTACTTGGTGGGCGAACGGATCAAACCCGGATCTCCGGAGCAGCACCGGCTGCCTCTGGACGTTCCGCATCTGGGGCTTTCCCTGATCTACACCCCCTAA